A portion of the Doryrhamphus excisus isolate RoL2022-K1 chromosome 20, RoL_Dexc_1.0, whole genome shotgun sequence genome contains these proteins:
- the ppp1r21 gene encoding protein phosphatase 1 regulatory subunit 21, which produces MANVTDLQTKYGRLAQEYSKLRAQNQVLKKAVVDEQANSASLKEQLKQRDQSLRKQEQEMDSLSFRNQQLAKRVELLQEELAVSEAKGKKGKNKGDSPSHHGVRTQSVFDEDLQKKIEENERLHIQFYEADEQHRRQEAEMRARLEELERDSQQHQAVVDRLTAKYTETMERLQSDKARLEVKAHTLEMEGKESRSRTEECQHQLRRCQSELKRQLKQSSSVIQEKVPFNDTKLSDYNSLNVPPHNRRHQLKARDVAGQALSFIQDLVAGLLNFHSYTEQRVHIYPLDSSIEPISPLNQKFSQYLHENAVYVRPLEESFLQLHQSITEDTVTMLETVDKLKYFADHFSSYSHFLQKLLPYQLRSLEEECQTPLCTAALQVKNQELQNDMKRVTAVFGKLQRYMNLLTLPSVRQDALPQSSTSAVFTQLAACLHSLHDAVKEMSKHYSQKASLEQELPTATQKLFTTSECLLGSLGSLTSCTGKLAMFFSNNLDFFTSSGYSPKGSTAALNPLQAESMLENKKKAAAYINALRKARPPSVPYREALSNRRILTSSTESREGLTQQVQQSLEKISRLEQEKEHWLLEAQLGKVRLEKENQRIADLETQLAAALEGSPNLQKVAVSTVTQNHEEVEADLKAVGKETMCTSLVGMLCTVPSAEHVADEESREQLIKTHYMARVGELTTQLQVSDSKAVHFHSECRALAKRLAIAEKSRETLVADIKQASQNITHLQDELSTTKRSYENQLSTMSDHLCSMNETLSKQREEIDTLKLVSKGNAKKNKGR; this is translated from the exons ATGGCTAACGTCACGGACCTTCAGACCAAATACGGCAGGTTGGCACAGGAGTACTCCAAG CTGCGTGCGCAGAACCAGGTGCTGAAGAAAGCAGTTGTTGATGAGCAGGCCAACTCAGCTTCCCTCAAA GAGCAGCTAAAGCAGAGGGATCAGAGCCTGAGGAAGCAGGAGCAGGAGATGGATAGTCTCAGCTTCCGGAACCAGCAGCTGGCTAAAAGGGTGGAGCTGCTTCAAGAGGAGTTGGCCGTCAGTGAAGCCAAGGGCAAAAAGGGGAAG AATAAAGGGGATTCTCCCTCACACCACGGCGTTCGAACACAGAGTGTTTTTGATGAGGACCTGCAGAAAAAGATTGAAGAAAACGAGAGGCTTCACATCCAA TTTTACGAGGCAGATGAGCAGCACAGGAGACAGGAGGCGGAGATGAGGGCGCGTCTGGAGGAACTGGAAAGAGACTCGCAGCAGCACCAGGCTGTCGTGGATAGACTCACCGCCAAGTATACGGAAACGATGGAGCGGCTGCAGAGTGACAAGGCCAGATTGGag GTTAAAGCTCACACTCTAGAGATGGAAGGGAAAGAGAGCAGATCGAGGACAGAGGAGTG TCAGCACCAGTTGAGGCGATGCCAGTCAGAACTCAAGCGGCAGTTGAAACAAAGCAGCAGCGTCATCCAAGAGAAAGTGCCCTTTAATGACACCA AATTGAGTGACTACAACAGTCTAAATGTGCCACCGCACAATCGACGGCATCAG CTAAAAGCCCGGGATGTAGCGGGCCAGGCCTTAAGTTTCATTCAGGACCTGGTGGCCGGCCTGCTGAACTTCCATTCATACACGGAGCAGAGGGTCCACATCTATCCGCTGGACTCTTCCATTGAGCCCATCTCTCCGCTCAACCAGAAG TTCTCTCAGTATCTGCATGAGAATGCGGTGTATGTGCGCCCCCTAGAGGAGAGTTTTTTGCAGTTACACCAAAGCATCACTGAAGACACGGTCACAATGCTG GAGACTGTGGACAAGCTGAAGTACTTTGCTGACCATTTCTCCTCGTATAGCCATTTTCTACAAAAACTACTTCCTTATCAACTCAGAAG CCTAGAGGAGGAGTGCCAGACACCTCTTTGCACTGCTGCCCTTCAAGTAAAGAACCAGGAGCTTCAGAATGATATGAAGAGAGTCACCGCAGTCTTTGGGAAACTGCAAAGATACATGAACCTTTTGACATTACCCA GTGTTCGTCAGGATGCCCTGCCACAAAGCAGCACCTCTGCTGTCTTCACACAACTGGCCGCCTGCTTGCACAGTCTTCATGATGCTGTTAAAG AGATGTCAAAGCACTACAGCCAGAAGGCCAGCCTTGAGCAGGAGCTCCCTACTGCTACACAGAAACTCTTCACCACCAGCGAATGTCTGCTGGGCTCTCTGGGATCACTGACCAGCTGCACCGGCAAG CTCGCCATGTTCTTCAGCAACAACTTGGACTTCTTCACGTCATCGGGCTATAGTCCCAAAGGAAGCACAGCAGCACTTAACCCCTTGCAAGCTGAAagtatgcttgaaaataagaaGAAAGCAGCTGCTTACATTAACGCTCTTAGAAAG GCCAGGCCACCATCTGTTCCATATAGAGAAGCTTTGTCCAACCGGCGTATACTCACCAGCTCCACTGAGAGTAGAGAAGGTCTCACTCAACAG GTGCAGCAGAGTCTGGAGAAGATTTCTCGTCTGGAGCAGGAAAAAGAACACTGGCTCCTGGAAGCCCAGCTGGGGAAGGTGCGACTGGAAAAGGAGAACCAGCGTATTGCAGACTTGGAAACGCAGCTCGCCGCAGCTCTGGAAGGAAGTCCCAACTTGCAGAAGGTTGCGGTCAGCACAGTCACACAGAACCATGAGGAAGTGGAGGCGGATCTGAAAGCAGTCGGGAAGGAGACCATGTGCACCAGCCTG GTTGGCATGTTATGTACGGTACCCTCTGCTGAGCAT GTGGCAGACGAGGAGTCCAGGGAGCAGCTGATCAAGACTCACTACATGGCCAGAGTGGGAGAGCTCACCACACAGCTCCAGGTGTCGGACAGCAAAGCGGTGCATTTCCACTCCGAG TGTCGCGCCTTGGCCAAGAGATTGGCCATTGCAGAGAAATCACGGGAGACTCTAGTCGCAGACATCAAGCAAGCCAGTCAGAACATCACACACCTGCAG GATGAACTGAGCACAACCAAGAGAAGCTATGAAAACCAACTGAGCACGATGAGCGACCACTTGTGTAGCATGAACGAGACGCTGAGTAAACAGAGAGAGGAGATCGATACGCTCAAACTGGTCAGCAAG